A section of the Oryza sativa Japonica Group chromosome 1, ASM3414082v1 genome encodes:
- the LOC4327720 gene encoding uncharacterized protein, with translation MVIPPPERAARITRFLKPYLLRMHFSNKYVSAQVVHTPTATVACSASSQEKLLRPNMESTRDVAAAAKIGKLLGERLLQKGIPAVCIHMKREQKYHGKVRAVIDSVREAGVKLL, from the coding sequence ATGGTGATCCCTCCACCGGAAAGGGCGGCTAGGATCACGCGCTTTCTGAAGCCCTACCTTCTGAGGATGCATTTCTCGAACAAGTATGTATCCGCTCAGGTGGTTCACACCCCAACGGCGACGGTCGCCTGTTCCGCGAGCTCGCAGGAGAAGCTGCTGAGGCCGAACATGGAGTCCACTCGCGATGTCGCTGCCGCTGCCAAGATCGGTAAGCTGCTCGGCGAGCGGCTGCTGCAGAAGGGCATACCCGCTGTGTGCATCCACATGAAGAGAGAGCAGAAGTACCATGGGAAGGTCAGGGCTGTCATTGACTCTGTTAGAGAAGCTGGAGTCAAGCTGTTGTAG
- the LOC9270656 gene encoding zinc finger CCCH domain-containing protein 4: protein MAEAEEKRVGVGEARAPLAVEALRGKIVEKVKGNRVTLIVGDTGCGKSSMVPQFLLEENMEPILCTQPRRFAVVAIAQMIAESRNCQVGEEVGYHIGHSNVSNLNSKRSRIVFKTAGVVLEQMRDKGIAALNYKVIILDEIHERSVESDLVLACVKQFMMKKNDLRLILMSATADITRYKDYFRDLGRGERVEVIAIPSSPRSSIFQRKVLYLEQIVDILKMDSESLSTKYCSGPNTAADAGLKPDVYELIHRLLLHIHQNEPDIGKSILVFLPTYYALEQQWIRLLSASSMFKVHILHRSIDTDEALQTMKVSKSCRKVILATNIAESSVTIPGVAYVIDSCRSLQVYWDPIRKTDSAELVWVSKSQAEQRKGRTGRTCDGQIYRLVTGPFYNSLTDHEYPAILRLSLREQVLMICCAESRAMNDPHVLLQKVLDPPDSDVVEDALESLVQIRALDKPTSPRGRHEPTFYGCLLNSLPLSFDASVLALKFGDTGSICEGILISIMLDIQPLPIVQPFGHQQLCKMYRNNYFEEEGIDLQTGKKEAALVGNLCAFQFWQRMFKDKYRLDCLINVVNTHEPKASNGFVAKPEDEWCAFHNLVPTALNYISEIYDDIMGTLHRFRPSFLVKINPPMYLQPSEFHHMCLRHEVLELENVNSLPLEAENSHLDSHRRCAATPYVSPADFGTTTVVKTLKTLIKEMKTQSAADRVTYRELVHGYVQPALENEMCVFFLNGSCNRGDTCHFSHSSRAPRPICKFFLTLQGCRNGNSCSFSHDSGSLVSSSITSGICSQENRATSVCCKRLLPAAGDGHILVMNDKSLQFACKLCNYYDPTKIIACTPGPHSFESDSVTKGLKILQNLADPSYLFIGGEHKLSVPWTKLSRVFWFADIDSNESISEQVVLQKFFQHIAIKTLSEKMSDLQVIVIMNNAKFVQLQVERLARECFLFLGESFMFDEATLGWFSDTPNYPRGMQVSAPVAYIFSMHPPTGIQFGDYASELRKVLYSN, encoded by the exons atggcggaggcggaggagaagcgggtgggggtgggggaggcgcgggcgccgctcgccgtggaGGCGCTCCGGGGGAAGATCGTGGAGAAGGTGAAGGGGAACCGCGTCACTCTCATCGTGGGGGACACCGGATGCG GAAAGAGTTCTATGGTTCCACAGTTCCTCCTGGAAGAAAACATGGAACCCATTCTATGCACGCAGCCAAGGAGGTTTGCAGTAGTAGCCATTGCTCAAATGATTGCCGAATCTCGCAATTGTCAGGTAGGAGAAGAGGTCGGATATCACATAGGACACTCGAATGTGTCCAATCTCAATTCAAAAAG GTCAAGAATTGTTTTCAAAACAGCTGGTGTTGTATTGGAGCAAATGCGTGACAAGGGCATTGCTGCATTGAACTATAAGGTTATTATTCTCGATGAAATACATGAAAGGTCAGTGGAATCTGACCTTGTCCTCGCCTGTGTCAAGCAGTTTATGATGAAAAAGAATGACTTGAG GTTGATTTTGATGTCTGCGACTGCTGATATCACAAGATATAAGGATTACTTCAGAGATCTTGGAAGGGGTGAAAGGGTTGAGGTGATTGCCATTCCTAGCAGTCCACGCAGTAGCATTTTTCAGAGAAAAGTCCTATACCTTGAGCAG ATTGTTGATATTCTCAAGATGGACTCGGAATCACTATCAACAAAATACTGCTCTGGACCCAACACTGCAGCTGATGCTGGTCTAAAACCAGATGTGTATGAACTTATTCATAGGTTATTGTTGCATATACACCAAAATGAGCCAGACATTGGGAAGAGTATTTTGGTGTTCCTTCCTACATACTATGCTTTGGAGCAGCAATGGATTCGTCTGCTATCTGCTAGTTCAATGTTCAAAGTACACATTCTCCATCGCAGCATTGACACCGATGAAGCTCTTCAAACTATGAAGGTCTCAAAGTCCTGTCGTAAG GTTATACTGGCAACAAACATTGCAGAATCATCAGTCACTATTCCAGGAGTTGCTTATGTTATTGACTCCTGTAGATCACTGCAAGTTTATTGGGATCCAATCAGGAAAACAGACTCAGCTGAGCTTGTATGGGTTTCCAAATCTCAG GCTGAACAGCGGAAAGGCAGGACAGGGCGAACCTGTGATGGTCAAATTTATCGCTTGGTAACTGGGCCATTTTATAACAGTTTAACTGATCATGAGTATCCTGCCATTTTAAGATTGTCCTTAAGAGAGCAAGTACTCATGATTTGTTGTGCAGAGTCCAGAGCTATGAACGATCCTCATG TCCTGCTGCAAAAAGTTCTTGACCCGCCAGATTCGGATGTTGTTGAAGATGCATTGGAATCTCTTGTTCAAATTCGTGCTTTAGATAAGCCAACCTCTCCTAGAGGGCGCCATGAGCCAACCTTTTATGGATGTTTGCTTAATAGTTTGCCACTCTCATTTGACGCTTCTGTTCTAGCCCTTAAATTTGGTGATACTGGCTCCATCTGTGAAGGAATTCTGATAAGCATCATGCTGGACATCCAACCCCTGCCTATCGTCCAACCTTTTGGTCACCAACAATTG TGCAAAATGTATAGAAACAATTACTTTGAGGAGGAGGGTATCGACCTGCAAACTGGCAAGAAGGAAGCTGCACTTGTTGGAAATCTTTGTGCATTTCAATTCTGGCAGCGTATGTTTAAG GACAAGTATCGTCTGGATTGTCTGATAAATGTGGTGAACACTCATGAACCGAAGGCATCTAATGGTTTTGTTGCTAAACCTGAAGATGAGTGGTGTGCATTTCATAACCTTGTGCCAACAGCACTTAACTACATCTCTGAAATTT ATGATGATATTATGGGCACACTTCACCGATTTAGACCTAGTTTTCTTGTGAAAATAAATCCTCCAATGTACCTTCAGCCTTCCGAATTCCACCACATGTGTCTTCGCCATGAAGTGCTGGAACTAGAGAATGTGAATTCACTTCCATTAGAAGCTGAGAATTCTCACTTGGATTCACATCGCAGGTGTGCTGCAACCCCTTATGTTTCTCCAGCTGATTTTGGAACCACTACTGTTGTTAAAACACTGAAGACACTTATCAAGGAG ATGAAGACACAATCTGCGGCAGACAGGGTAACTTATAGAGAACTAGTTCATGGTTATGTTCAACCAGCGTTGGAAAATGAGATGTGTGTGTTCTTTCTTAATGGATCTTGTAATCGAGGTGATACATGCCATTTTTCTCATTCTTCTCGTGCTCCAAGACCAATATGCAAGTTCTTCCTCACATTACAG GGTTGTCGAAATGGTAACTCGTGTTCATTTTCACATGACTCTGGCTCTTTGGTTTCTTCATCTATCACATCTGGAATCTGCTCTCAGGAAAACAGAGCTACTTCAGTATGTTGTAAAAGGTTGCTGCCTGCTGCTGGTGATGGGCATATTCTTGTCATGAATGATAAAAGTTTACAGTTCGCTTGTAAACTTTGTAACTATTATGACCCCACTAAGATTATTGCCTGTACACCTGGTCCTCATTCATTCGAGTCTGATTCAGTGACTAAGGGCCTCAAGATTCTACAGAATTTGGCTGATCCCTCTTATCTATTCATTGGAGGTGAACATAAACTATCAGTTCCATGGACAAAATTGAGTCGAGTATTTTGGTTTGCTGATATTGATTCCAACGAATCAATTAGCGAGCAAGTTGTCTTGCAGAAGTTTTTCCAGCATATTGCCATCAAGACCTTGTCAGAAAAGATGTCAGATTTGCAGGTCATCGTGATCATGAATAACGCAAAATTTGTTCAGTTACAG GTCGAAAGATTGGCAAGAGAGTGCTTCTTATTTCTGGGTGAATCATTTATGTTTGATGAAGCAACTCTTGGATGGTTCTCGGATACCCCTAATTACCCGAGAGGGATGCAAGTATCAGCACCAGTTGCTTACATCTTTAGCATGCATCCTCCTACTGGCATTCAGTTTGGTGATTACGCATCAGAACTGCGCAAAGTTTTATACAGCAACTAG
- the LOC4326227 gene encoding probable U6 snRNA-associated Sm-like protein LSm4, which yields MLPLSLLKTAQGHPMLVELKNGETYNGHLVNCDTWMNIHLREVICTSKDGDKFWRMPECYIRGNTIKYLRVPDEVIDKVQEETSKSRSDRRPPGVGRGRGRGDIGTKPGGRGIGRGQDDGGSKGGGGRGRGGIGGKGGIKGGGRGRG from the exons ATG CTTCCGCTCTCGCTCCTCAAGACCGCCCAGGGGCATCCCATG CTCGTGGAGCTTAAGAACGGCGAGACGTACAACGGGCACTTGGTGAACTGCGACACGTGGATGAACATCCACCTCCGGGAGGTTATTTGCACCTCAAAG GATGGTGATAAGTTTTGGAGGATGCCAGAATGTTACATCCGTGGGAACACCATCAAGTATCTTCGGGTTCCTGATGAG GTGATTGACAAGGTCCAGGAAGAGACTTCAAAGAGCAGATCAG ATAGGAGGCCACCAGGTGTAGGCCGCGGAAGAGGAAGAGGTGATATAGGTACTAAGCCTGGAGGCAGAGGCATTGGGCGTGGCCAGGATGATGGTGGCAGCAAAGGCGGTGGTGGCCGTGGAAGGGGAGGAATTGGAGGTAAAGGTGGCATCAAAG GTGGGGGCCGCGGACGTGGGTGA